The segment ATCGGAAAAACATTACGAACCGATGTTCCAGCGAACACGATTCTTGAGGAGCAACATTTTGAGTAACAAATATACCATATGTGTTCCTCTCGTAGACCGCGCGAATTACGGACGCCTCAAGCCTGTGATGCAAGCCGTTAAAGACCACCCAGATCTGGAACTTCAGGTTCTGGTCTCTGGCTCCATGGTGCTGGAGCGTTTTGACGAATCAGCCAATGTCGTAATCAGAGATGGTTTTGAGATCAGTGGTCGTGTTTATATGGAACTTGAAGGCTCAACACCTGAAACGATGGCGAAGTCCATTGGATTTGGCATTGTTGAATTCTCAAGCGAATTGCGACGGCTCAAACCGGACTTTCTCTTGATGATCGGTGACCGCTATGAGGCGCTCGCTGTAACCATTGCGGCCGCCTACATGAATGTCTGTATTGTTCATGTTCAAGGTGGGGAAGTCAGCGGTTCAATTGATGAAAGCGCGCGTCACGCCATCACGAAGTTTGCCCAGTACCATGTCCCCGCAACACCACGGGCCCGCGAATATCTTATTCGTATGGGTGAGCACCCGGACCATATCTTAGACGTTGGGTGCCCAAGCAGTGACTTGGCTCGTACCATCGATTCTAAGCTTGACCCAGCCGTTATCAACGGCCGTGGATCCGGCGTATCAATCGATCTCGATGCTCCATTCTTACTTACCGTTTTTCACCCCACCACCACCGAATACGGTGGGGAAGAAGGCCAAATCGATACGCTTCTGTTGGCACTACGAGAACTTGAATTACAGACGGTTATGCTCTGGCCAAATATTGATGCCGGTTCCGGCCATATCAATAAGGCTATTCGTATATTCCGCGATACCAAAAACGGTGTACCACTTCGTATCCTGACGAATCTAGAGCCCGACGATTACCTAAGGGTTCTTGCCAATGCGACATGTTGCGTAGGGAATTCTAGCAGCTTTGTTCGCGATGCGGGCTACTTCGGCACACCTGTCGCGTTGCTTGGCAACCGACAAAATCTTCGAGAAGCCGATGAACACGTCCTCAGGCTCCCGATGGAAAAAGATGCAATCGTAAACGGCATCCGCAAGCAGCTTGACCACGGACGTTACCAACCCAGTTCGCTTTACGGCGATGGGCACGTCTCTAAACGCGTCGCTCAAAAACTGACAGAAATTAAACCCTACATTCAAAAACATCTCGCATTCGCACAATCGGAAAATCTCTAGATCATGACGTCCAGAAGACCACGTATTCTCGTGGCAGAGCCAGAAGACTTCTGCACCGAAGCGCAGACCCTGCTCAAATCGGTTGGCAGTCTTGATCTTAAAGAATGCCACGGGGTCGAGCTTCATCACGCCTTTCAGGAATATGATGTAATTTGGTTTCGATTGTCTGAAAAAATAGACAGCGAAACTCTGGGGCCTGCGCCACGAGCTAAGATTATCGCCACACCCGTTACAGGCATTGACCACATCGACCTAGATGCCTGCGCCAAACATAATATTCAGGTTGTTTGTCTAAAGGGAGAGCGCGAGTTCTTAAAAAAGGTTCGTGCTACAGCTGAGCACACCATTGGTCTCACCATGGCATTGATGCGCAAAACAAGCGCCGCCCAAAACTCTGTGCGTAAGGGAGAGTGGACCCGTGATTTGTTTCGCGGCAACGAACTCTACGAAAAAACCGCTGGCATTATTGGCATGGGTCGTTTGGGAAGCATTGTCGCCGATTATTTTCACACGCTCGGCATGAAAGTCATCGCTACCGACATACGCCCTTTTGAGCATCCTCACGCTCAATCCGTTAGCCTCGAAACACTCCTTGAATCCAGCGATATTGTTAGTCTCCACGTAGACTACAGCGAAGCATCACATCACTTGATTGGCGCCAATGAATTTAAGCGTATGAAAAATACTGCGGTATTCATAAACACATCAAGAGGCGGCATCGCTGATGAAAAGGCCCTTCTCAATGCTCTCACGAGCGAGACCATTGCCGGAGCCGCTTTAGATGTATTAGCCGCAGAACCCAACGTCCCTGCTGACCACCCTCTGATTCAGTTTGCAAACCAATCCCAGAATCTAATCATTACTCCCCATATAGGCGGGAACACATTCGAG is part of the Deltaproteobacteria bacterium genome and harbors:
- the neuC gene encoding UDP-N-acetylglucosamine 2-epimerase (hydrolyzing), which translates into the protein MFQRTRFLRSNILSNKYTICVPLVDRANYGRLKPVMQAVKDHPDLELQVLVSGSMVLERFDESANVVIRDGFEISGRVYMELEGSTPETMAKSIGFGIVEFSSELRRLKPDFLLMIGDRYEALAVTIAAAYMNVCIVHVQGGEVSGSIDESARHAITKFAQYHVPATPRAREYLIRMGEHPDHILDVGCPSSDLARTIDSKLDPAVINGRGSGVSIDLDAPFLLTVFHPTTTEYGGEEGQIDTLLLALRELELQTVMLWPNIDAGSGHINKAIRIFRDTKNGVPLRILTNLEPDDYLRVLANATCCVGNSSSFVRDAGYFGTPVALLGNRQNLREADEHVLRLPMEKDAIVNGIRKQLDHGRYQPSSLYGDGHVSKRVAQKLTEIKPYIQKHLAFAQSENL